tcttatacATCCCCCTGGaaatgtgctctgatattaaataataatggcctagacatgctgggagttatagcccTGTCCTGTGATACCTCCAGCGGTAATGTGCTCTGAATTGCGGGGGGCCTCACGCCGCAAATCGATGCCCTCGCCCTTCCGTCAAATCCTCTAAGCTACCCGGCCCAGGTGAACCCCAGTGAGCGTAGTCGAGATGGGCCCCTGGCTCGACAATTACCCTAATAAGCCGGCGGCCTCCCAGCTTCGCTTTGGTTTCTCCTTCGGGTTTTTTATACCATTTGTCCTAAGCCGGTCTCCGTTTATTTCTGACAACCTTAAGTCGGCCAGGGAGCACCCAGATGTTCTCAGAGAGAAGCTGAATAAGGAAGTTTTCTTAGGCAGAATTTTGGCCCCGTTTCCCTCCATCCCTTTCCCGAATCTTAGGGTCTCCCCTTTGGGAGTGGTACCCAAGAAGGAACTGGAGAAGTTTTGTTTGATTCATCACCTTTCACACCCAAAGGGTTCATCAGTGAATGATGCCATCCTCCCTGAGGACGCTTCGGTTTCGTACGTCTCCTTCGACCACGCAGTTGCGTTAGTTATAGGGCTGCGCATCTTCACTCGTCTCACGATTCGATGCGATTACGATTATCAAGTCCACGATTCGATTCGGCGATGCATCACGATGCATCAAGATTATTACCCAAGTCCCcttgtttttcaattttacatcaaaaaattaattcaatcagtcagaaattgcacaaaaatatttatttgtatctgCTATTTAAACAAATCATACCAAGTTCCCTGCATATCATATAGCAAAGTCTGAATGAACaaaacagtgcagcagacaacagTATTTATTTAAAACAGTACTGTCAGTGTCTCTGTAACATTAAACTGTTGTGCTGGCCTGGCTGGTGCAGTTAGTTTATAAGTTTTACAATAGTTttaccatataatatatatatatattatataatattaaaCAGTACCTACAAAAAAAGGAGCACTTCAGTTCCTGACTGTAAAACATCACAGTGAGTCAGTGAACCTATAACACAGTCAGTGACTGTGTTAtaggagagagggagggaggagagaggggaaaaaaaaggaaaaggggagggagagggaaagggaaaaggggagggaaagggaaaagcggagggaaaggggaaagggaaaaggggagggaaaggggaaagggaaaaggggagggaaagggaaaagcgGAGGAAAGGGGAAAGGGAAaaggggagggaaaggggaaaaggaaaaggggagggaaagggaaaagcggagggaaagggaaagggaaaaggggagggaaagggaaaagcggagggaaagggaaaaggggagggaaagggaaaaggggaagggaaaagggaaggggaagggggaaaaggggaggggaagggaaaaggGGAGTCTGGCAGGGGAgacagataaataaaaaatttcagtggCAGAGACAATGCTATAAACAAAATCTATAAAATTAAAAACACTGCTCAGCATTTGGGAACATGTAGATTTTTCTGTAAGAACACCAATTGATCTACATGGTCTGGTTTGAGGGCGCTTCTTTTTGCAGTTACCACATCTCCTGCAGTGGAGAAAACCCGCTCTGCAGACACGCTTGTACCTGGGATACACAAGTATTGCTTTGACAGCCGAGAAAGGAGGGGAAATATGACCTCATGCTCACGCCACCAGTTCAAAGGGTCCTCAGTGAGAGGCAGAGGTGGGGCTTTACAATAGTTTTCCATTTCCTCTTCAGCCTTGGCATAGGGGGTCTTTTTGGGTTCTATTGTaccttcagtgtcagtgaaagacTGTCCCAGCAAACTCACGAGCAGCGATCTGGCCTTTTTGGGAGGAGATGGTGGAGATTCAGAATGGTTGTCTTCGATGGGTGAACTGTCCTCTTCTTCCAgagtttgttttcttctaggcaCTTGATGATCCTCTTGTGTCCTCTCACTCTCATCTGATGTAATCTGTGTTTGAACAAaaaagaaatggaaaaaaaacaataagtaaaaacacaaatgtcAATGCCTTTGATTCTGATGGGGTGATGAAAAAGCACAGGAAACGGACAGTACAGTTCCCGCACCGCATCAGATTCAGAAGCGTGGTAGTGCTACTGTCGTTTCAAGAAGAAACATGATGAAATTCTTCAAATTAATTTAATTACCTCCAAGGATGCAGCTTCCTCAGTGACTCCTTTAAATATCTCCAATCTTTCTTCATCTGTGAGGTGAAAGGCAGTCCCTTAAAGCGAGGATCCAGTGCAGAGGCTGTATGAAGGATCTTCTTCTCGGCCTCACTGCTGTACCTCTTCTGGAGATCTGTTCTAATAGAATTCTTGATCTCATGGATCATGGGTGTGTCTCCCATCGTGTCTGTCATGCTCTGGAGAAGTTGTGCATTTATAGGGGCAATGAGAGAAACTGTTGGATTGCGCTCTTCTGACATCAGCATGGTTGCATCCTTCATTGGCTTTAATGCACTCACGGCGTCCTCTGCATTTGACACATCTGTTTCGTTTAGAGTGCAGAGATCGGACTCTCCTCTTCTGACTTCTGGAGACAGCAAGGTGGCACAGACTGCAGGTTGTTGTTCCAAGAACCTCTCGACCATGTCGTATGCACTGTTCCATCTTGTTGCCACATCAGTTATCAGCTTATGATTCTTCAGGCCAAGACATTTCTGTTTC
This region of Bufo gargarizans isolate SCDJY-AF-19 chromosome 11, ASM1485885v1, whole genome shotgun sequence genomic DNA includes:
- the LOC122921400 gene encoding E3 SUMO-protein ligase ZBED1-like, which produces MLKPTTTTTTTTTTKEMNPDQPRIDAMLQSTLPPNSEKVKRITKAVAAFIAKDLLPYSVVENSGFRYLLKTIEPRYKIPSRSHFTENVIPALYHETKAKIIASMSQASRVAITCDSWTSVTTESYVTITAHYVSKDWQILSHVLHTRAIYESHTGAHLAELLSHVVEEWQLSDKSVVLVTDNASNMIVAAQVGKFPHVKCFAHTLNLASQRALKQVATLSRLLGRVRRISTFFHRSTRASHCLKEKQKCLGLKNHKLITDVATRWNSAYDMVERFLEQQPAVCATLLSPEVRRGESDLCTLNETDVSNAEDAVSALKPMKDATMLMSEERNPTVSLIAPINAQLLQSMTDTMGDTPMIHEIKNSIRTDLQKRYSRTAFHLTDEERLEIFKGVTEEAASLEITSDESERTQEDHQVPRRKQTLEEEDSSPIEDNHSESPPSPPKKARSLLVSLLGQSFTDTEGTIEPKKTPYAKAEEEMENYCKAPPLPLTEDPLNWWREHEVIFPLLSRLSKQYLCIPGTSVSAERVFSTAGDVVTAKRSALKPDHVDQLVFLQKNLHVPKC